In Deferribacter autotrophicus, the following are encoded in one genomic region:
- a CDS encoding 7-carboxy-7-deazaguanine synthase QueE, with protein sequence MLQQNTLNKGFIKEIFKSYQGEGKFVGARQIFIRFADCPFSCEGCDTDFSLSENFLCDGVEYSNPVLPDELFQILRENYNFKLFHSVSITGGEPLIQKDFLSEFLPILKDNGVKVFLETSGYLVDEIIELSDYLDIISVDIKLKSVFGKKYPSNLIKDLKVINEKIYYKVVIGKNIDENEIKTVLIELAKNDVDVLYVQFKNNYFNLGLLDKLSDIGYSYGIEVFFVPQVHKLIGIL encoded by the coding sequence ATGCTGCAGCAGAATACTTTGAATAAAGGTTTTATAAAAGAGATTTTTAAGTCATATCAGGGTGAAGGAAAGTTTGTGGGTGCTAGGCAAATCTTTATAAGGTTTGCTGACTGTCCATTTAGTTGTGAAGGGTGTGATACAGACTTTTCTCTTTCTGAAAATTTTTTATGTGATGGTGTAGAATATAGCAATCCTGTTTTACCGGATGAGCTTTTTCAAATACTAAGAGAAAATTACAATTTTAAACTGTTTCATTCTGTTTCAATTACTGGTGGTGAGCCATTGATACAGAAGGATTTTTTAAGCGAATTTTTGCCAATTTTGAAAGATAATGGAGTTAAAGTATTTTTAGAGACAAGCGGTTATCTTGTGGATGAAATAATTGAATTGTCTGATTATTTGGACATAATTAGCGTTGATATAAAATTGAAATCTGTATTTGGTAAAAAATATCCCTCTAATTTAATAAAAGATTTAAAGGTGATTAATGAGAAAATATATTATAAAGTAGTTATTGGCAAAAATATTGATGAAAATGAGATAAAAACTGTTTTAATTGAACTGGCAAAAAATGACGTAGACGTGCTTTATGTGCAGTTTAAAAATAATTATTTTAATTTGGGTTTACTTGATAAATTATCTGATATAGGTTATAGTTATGGTATAGAAGTCTTTTTCGTGCCACAGGTTCATAAATTAATAGGAATTTTATAA
- the queD gene encoding 6-carboxytetrahydropterin synthase QueD yields MYRLRVIDSFASAHFLRNYEGKCENLHGHNWRVEVYLEGDKLNETGLLVDFKEIKKELKKILDELDHIFLNEHEYFKNVNPTSENIAKYIYDKMKEKFENLMKSVVVWESDNAAAEYFE; encoded by the coding sequence ATGTATAGGTTGAGAGTAATTGATAGTTTTGCTAGTGCGCATTTTCTCAGAAATTATGAAGGGAAATGTGAAAATCTTCACGGTCATAACTGGCGTGTTGAAGTTTATCTTGAAGGTGATAAATTAAATGAGACTGGATTATTAGTGGATTTTAAGGAGATTAAAAAAGAATTAAAGAAAATATTAGATGAACTTGATCATATTTTCTTAAATGAACATGAGTATTTTAAAAATGTTAATCCCACAAGTGAGAATATTGCAAAGTATATATATGATAAAATGAAGGAAAAATTTGAAAATCTTATGAAATCAGTAGTAGTTTGGGAAAGTGATAATGCTGCAGCAGAATACTTTGAATAA
- a CDS encoding pseudouridine synthase has translation MAGVEKELIRLNKLIASSGKYSRREADRLIFEGKVSVNGRVVYNPAERFSVQDRINVNGELLELSKKIYLKFYKPRGMLTSYDSFRGKKSLLDIPFFRKNKLGYSGRLDYDSEGLIIFTNDGELIYNLQRPEKKVEKEYIVHVNKKLKHKEEKMIINGLETEDIKYLPCKLWYEGGNKYRVILVEGKKRQIRKMFGHFKINVERLIRIRIGNITVKDLKVGEYRELTKAELEGLLKCIG, from the coding sequence ATGGCAGGAGTTGAAAAAGAATTAATCAGGCTTAATAAACTAATAGCATCAAGTGGTAAATATTCCAGAAGAGAAGCGGACAGGCTTATCTTTGAAGGGAAAGTATCTGTAAATGGTCGAGTAGTATACAATCCCGCCGAAAGATTTTCGGTGCAGGATAGGATCAATGTAAATGGTGAGTTATTGGAACTTTCTAAAAAAATTTATTTGAAATTTTATAAACCAAGAGGGATGCTTACTTCATATGATAGTTTTAGAGGTAAAAAAAGTTTACTTGATATCCCTTTTTTTAGAAAGAATAAGCTTGGTTATTCGGGAAGGTTAGACTATGATAGCGAAGGGCTTATAATATTTACAAACGATGGTGAGCTAATTTATAATCTTCAACGACCTGAAAAGAAGGTGGAAAAGGAATACATTGTGCATGTAAATAAAAAACTAAAACATAAAGAAGAAAAAATGATAATAAATGGATTGGAAACAGAAGATATTAAATATTTGCCATGTAAACTGTGGTATGAAGGTGGAAATAAATACAGAGTCATTTTAGTGGAAGGGAAAAAAAGACAAATTAGGAAAATGTTTGGACATTTTAAAATTAATGTGGAGAGATTAATACGAATAAGAATTGGTAATATTACCGTTAAAGATTTAAAAGTTGGAGAATACAGGGAATTAACAAAAGCTGAATTGGAGGGATTATTAAAATGTATAGGTTGA
- the scpB gene encoding SMC-Scp complex subunit ScpB gives MDEKKLFYSTLFLSGKPVSIKTFRQIMDPVNLENRLIDYIDYFNSLDIGLKIRIVANGYQMVSDENVYESLVEVFGEKGETLTRATLETLAVIAYKQPITKTEIEEIRGVNSSSIIKNLLDKGFIKIIGRKDVPGKPLLYCTTNKFLEYFGLNNLSELPTFREWQELKKN, from the coding sequence ATGGATGAGAAAAAGCTTTTTTATTCCACACTCTTTTTATCAGGCAAACCTGTTTCTATTAAGACTTTTCGTCAGATAATGGATCCTGTTAATCTCGAAAACAGGTTAATTGATTATATAGATTATTTTAATTCTCTTGATATTGGTCTAAAAATTAGGATAGTGGCAAATGGTTATCAGATGGTAAGTGATGAAAATGTGTATGAATCTCTTGTGGAAGTTTTTGGTGAAAAAGGGGAAACCCTTACCAGAGCAACCCTTGAGACTCTTGCAGTAATAGCGTACAAACAACCAATTACTAAGACAGAAATTGAAGAGATTAGAGGAGTAAATAGTTCGTCTATAATAAAAAATCTTCTTGATAAAGGATTTATAAAGATTATTGGTAGAAAGGATGTTCCTGGAAAACCTCTTCTTTATTGTACAACCAATAAATTTCTTGAATATTTTGGGTTGAACAATTTGAGTGAACTTCCTACATTTAGAGAATGGCAGGAGTTGAAAAAGAATTAA
- a CDS encoding segregation and condensation protein A — translation MSDLLEVRLENFEGPLDLLIHLIYKNEMNIYDISISVIADQFINTIKQMEEMDIEVASDFIQMASYLVYLKSKMLLPQNKFDDDEMDVEEEKFLFTQRLIEYSFYKDVAEILREKEAKASKCLTREDTIYLEREFEPGGDAYTIAKLFFDLLKRDEKKTITLEKKSLDINTIIEKIKNFVFEKREVFWNEITKRCADRKEVAVSFLAVLELIKLKVIIAIQESNFSNFMVKVKNG, via the coding sequence ATGAGTGACCTTTTAGAGGTAAGATTAGAGAATTTTGAAGGTCCTTTGGATTTGCTTATTCATCTCATTTATAAGAATGAGATGAATATTTATGATATTTCTATATCTGTTATTGCCGATCAATTTATAAATACTATTAAACAGATGGAAGAGATGGATATTGAGGTTGCTTCAGATTTTATACAGATGGCATCCTATCTTGTTTATTTAAAATCAAAGATGTTACTGCCACAAAATAAGTTTGATGATGATGAAATGGATGTGGAAGAAGAGAAATTTTTGTTTACTCAACGTTTGATAGAATATTCTTTTTATAAGGATGTAGCAGAGATATTGCGCGAAAAAGAGGCTAAAGCTTCTAAGTGTTTGACGAGAGAGGATACTATATATTTAGAAAGGGAATTTGAACCTGGGGGTGATGCTTATACCATAGCAAAGCTGTTTTTTGATTTATTGAAGAGGGATGAGAAAAAAACTATAACATTAGAGAAAAAGAGTCTTGATATTAACACCATAATAGAGAAAATAAAAAATTTTGTTTTTGAAAAAAGAGAAGTATTTTGGAATGAGATAACAAAAAGGTGTGCAGATAGGAAAGAGGTGGCTGTAAGTTTTTTGGCGGTTCTAGAACTTATAAAATTAAAAGTAATTATAGCAATTCAGGAATCAAATTTTAGCAATTTTATGGTGAAGGTAAAAAATGGATGA
- the trpS gene encoding tryptophan--tRNA ligase: MERVLSGMRPTGKLHIGHYFGALKNWVKLQDEYECFYFVADWHALTTSYENPENIVEYRRDLVLDWLSVGIDPEKSTLFVQSKNLYHAELFVLLSMITPVSWLERCPSYKEIKQELKDRDLNNIGFLSYPLLQTVDIILYSAKYVPVGVDQLPHIEISREIVRRFHFLYKCEIFVEPEGLLTEVPKLLGTDGRKMSKSYGNTIMLSEDLKSVEKKILTMMTDTNRKRRTDPGNPDICPVFDYHKVFSTDEERAEIIDGCKNAKIGCIDCKRVLLKHLFSFLEPIQEKRRYYENLIKDVDEFLAPGQKKAEETAGAIMEKVRKVMRV, translated from the coding sequence ATGGAACGAGTTTTGAGTGGTATGAGACCAACCGGTAAGCTTCATATTGGTCACTATTTTGGTGCTTTGAAAAACTGGGTAAAACTTCAAGATGAATATGAGTGTTTTTACTTTGTTGCTGATTGGCATGCCCTCACCACCAGTTATGAAAATCCGGAAAATATTGTGGAATATCGAAGAGATTTGGTTCTTGATTGGTTGAGTGTGGGGATAGATCCGGAAAAAAGCACCCTTTTTGTGCAGTCAAAAAATTTATATCATGCAGAGCTATTTGTCCTTTTATCAATGATTACACCTGTAAGTTGGTTGGAAAGATGTCCTTCTTATAAAGAGATTAAGCAGGAGTTGAAAGATAGAGACTTAAATAATATTGGCTTTTTAAGTTATCCTCTTTTGCAGACAGTTGATATTATTTTATACAGTGCAAAATATGTCCCAGTAGGGGTTGATCAGTTACCACATATTGAAATTAGTAGAGAGATTGTACGTCGATTTCACTTTCTTTATAAATGTGAAATTTTTGTTGAACCGGAAGGTTTATTAACAGAAGTACCAAAATTGTTGGGAACAGATGGTAGAAAAATGAGCAAATCTTATGGGAATACAATAATGTTGAGTGAAGATTTAAAGAGTGTAGAAAAAAAGATTTTAACCATGATGACTGATACTAACAGAAAAAGAAGAACAGACCCAGGAAATCCTGATATATGTCCAGTTTTTGATTATCACAAAGTATTTTCTACTGATGAAGAAAGAGCAGAAATTATTGATGGTTGTAAAAATGCAAAGATTGGATGTATTGATTGTAAAAGGGTATTATTGAAGCACCTGTTTTCTTTTCTTGAGCCTATTCAGGAGAAAAGAAGGTATTATGAGAATTTGATAAAGGATGTGGATGAGTTTTTGGCTCCTGGACAGAAAAAAGCTGAGGAAACGGCTGGGGCTATTATGGAAAAAGTGAGAAAAGTAATGAGAGTGTAG
- a CDS encoding site-2 protease family protein produces the protein MFDINSFLRDLSIAIVPFLLAVTVHEASHGYAAYFLGDDTAKRAGRLTLNPFVHIDIFGLLCLLITRLFGWAKPVPVNFNVVARKKYGVAIVAAAGPVANFLVAIFSAILYHIVSSIHTSNPLMIKILFPITMMLIFSVQINIALGVFNLIPIPPLDGGRILQSFLPVDKQVKFAQLERYGFIIILLLIITHVVDYVIFPIIHFFVRLLI, from the coding sequence ATGTTTGATATAAATTCTTTTTTGCGTGATTTGAGTATTGCCATTGTACCATTCCTCTTAGCAGTTACTGTTCATGAGGCTTCTCATGGCTATGCAGCGTATTTTTTAGGTGATGACACTGCAAAAAGAGCTGGAAGGCTTACATTAAACCCCTTTGTTCATATTGACATTTTTGGGTTGTTGTGTTTGTTGATTACAAGATTGTTTGGATGGGCAAAACCTGTTCCAGTAAATTTCAATGTGGTTGCAAGGAAAAAATATGGAGTTGCTATTGTAGCTGCTGCTGGGCCTGTTGCAAATTTTTTAGTGGCTATTTTTTCGGCAATACTTTATCACATTGTTTCCAGTATTCATACCAGTAACCCTTTAATGATAAAAATTTTATTTCCTATTACAATGATGCTTATATTTTCGGTACAAATTAATATAGCTCTTGGGGTATTTAACCTAATTCCTATTCCTCCCCTCGATGGTGGCAGGATTTTACAATCTTTTTTACCTGTTGATAAACAGGTAAAATTTGCACAGCTTGAAAGGTATGGTTTTATAATTATTTTACTTCTCATTATCACTCATGTGGTGGATTACGTAATTTTTCCTATTATACATTTTTTTGTGAGATTACTTATATAA
- the ispD gene encoding 2-C-methyl-D-erythritol 4-phosphate cytidylyltransferase — protein sequence MKKIDIVIPAAGVGNRFGSAVKKQFYKILGKPVFYYTLKHLKESYPFNNFIIGCKKSNDEIFIRNLLDELKIDNFKIVEGGKERFNTVFNCLLVSDVEYVLIHDAVRPIVKKEVVEEIISKLNEYKGVICGLKVRDTVKIVEGDIVKETIDREKLLLSHTPQGFDRLKLIEALKFVLDKGLKITDEAQAFELLGEKVGYVPSYPENIKITYKEDVDYVETLLKGSREIGK from the coding sequence ATGAAAAAGATTGATATTGTAATTCCAGCAGCTGGTGTAGGAAATAGATTTGGTAGTGCAGTAAAAAAACAGTTTTACAAAATATTAGGCAAGCCTGTTTTTTATTACACCTTAAAGCATCTGAAAGAAAGTTATCCTTTCAATAATTTTATTATCGGTTGCAAAAAGAGTAATGATGAAATTTTTATAAGAAATCTACTTGATGAGTTAAAAATTGATAATTTTAAGATAGTTGAAGGTGGTAAAGAGCGATTTAACACAGTGTTTAACTGTTTGCTGGTGTCTGATGTGGAATATGTTTTAATTCATGATGCAGTGCGACCTATTGTGAAAAAAGAGGTAGTGGAAGAAATTATTTCAAAGCTAAATGAATATAAAGGGGTAATTTGTGGATTAAAAGTTAGAGATACTGTAAAAATTGTAGAAGGTGATATTGTAAAAGAAACTATTGATAGAGAAAAACTTTTACTTTCCCATACTCCTCAGGGTTTTGATAGGTTGAAGCTTATAGAAGCACTAAAATTTGTGCTCGATAAAGGGTTGAAAATTACTGATGAGGCACAAGCCTTTGAGTTACTAGGGGAAAAGGTGGGGTATGTGCCATCATATCCTGAAAATATAAAAATTACATATAAGGAAGATGTTGATTATGTTGAAACTTTATTAAAAGGGAGTAGGGAAATAGGGAAGTAG
- a CDS encoding PIN/TRAM domain-containing protein codes for MWLFRFIYSAIIIVVFVFLRDKIGIDIYYAVAYALGVILAINLIETLISDLKSYKTVSALIGGIIFLILGYLIMYPLDTFITNEPVKLGFYFVVTYIGILLGYKNYTIVENLFSKISLKPVKTKILKIPKVLDTSTLIDGRIVDVIDTGFVEGVLIIPVFVLKELQNIADSHEHLRRQKGKRGLNVLQRLKEQKKIPLIIDETDFTDVGTVDEKLVMLAKKIKGKIITTDYNLLKVAEIQNVEVLNINSLAIALRQTVLPGEELEITLVKEGKEHNQGVGYLEDGTMVVVENGKKYIGEKVKVEVTSLLQTETGRIIFTKLR; via the coding sequence ATGTGGCTATTTAGGTTTATTTATTCTGCTATAATAATTGTAGTCTTTGTTTTTTTAAGAGATAAGATAGGGATTGATATTTATTATGCTGTAGCATATGCCCTTGGTGTAATTCTTGCAATTAATCTTATTGAAACCCTTATTAGTGACTTGAAAAGTTATAAAACTGTAAGTGCACTAATAGGTGGGATTATTTTTCTGATACTTGGCTATCTTATAATGTATCCTCTCGATACTTTTATTACTAATGAGCCTGTGAAGCTAGGTTTTTATTTTGTTGTAACTTATATAGGTATTTTGTTGGGTTACAAAAACTATACAATTGTAGAAAATCTTTTTTCAAAAATAAGTCTAAAACCTGTCAAAACAAAGATTCTTAAGATTCCAAAAGTTCTTGATACCTCTACACTTATTGATGGTAGAATTGTAGACGTAATTGATACTGGGTTTGTGGAAGGTGTGCTAATAATACCTGTGTTTGTGTTAAAAGAGTTGCAAAATATAGCTGATTCACATGAACATTTGAGAAGACAAAAAGGTAAAAGAGGACTCAATGTCTTGCAACGATTAAAGGAACAGAAAAAGATACCACTGATTATCGATGAAACTGATTTTACTGATGTGGGTACAGTGGATGAAAAACTTGTAATGCTTGCAAAGAAGATAAAAGGTAAGATTATCACAACAGATTATAATCTATTAAAGGTAGCTGAAATACAGAATGTAGAAGTTTTAAATATTAATAGCTTAGCTATTGCTCTGAGGCAAACGGTTTTACCTGGTGAAGAGTTAGAAATTACTCTTGTAAAAGAGGGGAAAGAGCATAATCAGGGAGTTGGTTATTTGGAAGATGGTACAATGGTAGTTGTGGAAAATGGGAAAAAATATATAGGTGAAAAAGTAAAGGTTGAAGTTACTAGTCTTTTACAAACTGAAACAGGTAGAATTATTTTTACAAAATTGAGATGA
- a CDS encoding potassium channel family protein, which yields MYETKIRNIAIGFIFLLFIALIGTITYVMLENASVLDALFMTIITISTVGYEEVIPLSANGKIFTMFLILTGTGTLAYIGTQVFDLIVAGEIRKTFWRKKMDKKIDKLRDHYIICGYGRMGKIICEQLYDRKIPFVIIEKEESLASDFDEKGYLYIIGDATKEDTLVKAGILNAKGLISVVESDAENVYITLTAKGFNKNLKIFTRAVDDEASAKMFWAGADSVISPFVIGGLRIANAIVKPNVSEFLELALGKNDYNIEVEEITICKGSKLANRSILESNLRKYGLIVIAIKKKGNQFLYNPGPEEILEEDDVLICLGRRDDFKDLFSYLRS from the coding sequence ATGTATGAAACAAAAATTAGAAATATTGCAATAGGTTTTATTTTCCTATTATTTATTGCTTTAATAGGAACGATTACTTATGTGATGCTTGAAAATGCAAGTGTTTTAGATGCTTTGTTTATGACAATAATTACTATTTCTACTGTTGGTTATGAGGAGGTTATTCCATTATCAGCAAATGGTAAGATATTTACTATGTTCTTAATTTTGACAGGGACAGGTACCCTTGCCTATATTGGTACACAGGTTTTTGATTTAATAGTGGCTGGTGAAATAAGGAAAACTTTCTGGAGAAAGAAGATGGATAAGAAAATTGATAAACTAAGGGATCATTATATTATTTGTGGTTATGGAAGAATGGGAAAAATAATTTGTGAACAGCTATATGATAGAAAAATACCTTTTGTTATAATTGAAAAGGAAGAAAGTTTGGCTTCTGATTTTGATGAGAAAGGGTATTTGTATATTATAGGTGATGCAACAAAAGAGGATACTCTCGTAAAAGCAGGTATTTTGAATGCAAAGGGATTAATTTCAGTGGTGGAATCTGATGCGGAGAATGTTTATATAACTCTTACGGCAAAAGGGTTTAATAAGAATTTGAAGATTTTTACTAGAGCTGTGGATGATGAGGCTAGTGCAAAAATGTTTTGGGCTGGGGCTGATAGTGTTATTTCTCCATTTGTTATTGGCGGTCTTCGTATAGCAAATGCCATTGTTAAACCAAATGTATCAGAATTTTTAGAACTTGCTTTAGGGAAAAATGATTACAATATTGAAGTAGAAGAAATAACTATTTGTAAAGGCTCAAAGCTTGCAAACAGATCAATTTTAGAATCAAATTTAAGAAAATATGGTCTAATTGTAATTGCGATTAAAAAGAAAGGTAATCAATTTTTATATAATCCTGGACCAGAGGAAATATTAGAAGAAGATGATGTTTTAATTTGCCTTGGAAGAAGAGATGATTTTAAAGATTTGTTTTCTTATTTAAGGAGTTAG
- a CDS encoding YggT family protein → MGFFSFIIKSYILVLILRNVMTRQELYLNPLGKIVASLTEPIFGTVLKSIPHEKSKKYTVFLIAILTVMLGLIYWTFSGQTFLGSIVGAVDDVLRFLMVFYVVSIILGSLLNTVYQTSIYTTFFYRIGLFWVKLARSIINIPGNGITVVAVILVFIVYVIVDSVFQVIFSISFYGNLNLIGAILFSVKYGLFALIDLLGTLTWLIIIRALISWVSPDPYNPLVQLIVALTEPVMGPFRRLIPTIGIIDISPIIAIFIIEFLRVFLKRFIGLLF, encoded by the coding sequence ATGGGATTTTTTAGTTTTATTATAAAAAGTTATATCCTTGTTCTTATTTTACGCAATGTGATGACAAGGCAAGAGCTTTATTTAAATCCATTAGGCAAGATTGTGGCGTCATTGACAGAGCCTATTTTTGGAACAGTTCTTAAAAGTATTCCTCATGAGAAAAGTAAAAAATATACAGTCTTTCTAATAGCAATTTTGACAGTAATGCTTGGGTTGATTTACTGGACTTTTTCGGGGCAGACTTTTTTGGGTAGTATTGTTGGTGCTGTTGATGATGTGCTCAGGTTTTTAATGGTTTTTTATGTGGTATCAATTATTCTTGGTAGTCTTTTAAACACAGTATATCAGACTTCTATTTATACAACTTTTTTCTATAGGATTGGACTATTTTGGGTAAAACTCGCAAGAAGTATCATTAACATACCTGGTAATGGGATAACTGTAGTGGCGGTGATTTTGGTCTTTATTGTTTATGTGATTGTGGATTCAGTTTTTCAGGTAATTTTCAGTATAAGTTTTTATGGTAATCTAAATTTGATAGGTGCTATACTTTTTTCAGTAAAATATGGTTTATTTGCACTGATAGATTTGCTTGGAACTTTAACATGGCTAATAATTATCAGGGCGCTAATATCCTGGGTAAGTCCTGATCCTTATAATCCTTTGGTACAGTTGATAGTAGCACTCACAGAGCCAGTAATGGGTCCTTTTAGAAGATTAATACCTACAATTGGCATAATTGATATTTCTCCTATTATAGCGATATTTATAATTGAATTTTTAAGAGTATTTTTAAAACGATTTATAGGATTACTATTTTAA
- a CDS encoding YggS family pyridoxal phosphate-dependent enzyme — MIKENLERVWEKIEKAAIKSGRNKDDITLVAVSKTFPVESIIEAIECGQRIFGENRVQEALSKIEKIKEMKIDAEFHLIGHLQTNKVRYLKDNFSLIQSVDRVEVARLINERAKKINYVQDILLQVNIAREPQKSGVLMENFDELLEFVVNCENLKLKGLMMIPPFEENPENNRIYFSKMRELFLDVKSKYDIEYLSMGMSDDFEIAIEEGSNMVRIGSAIFGKREYK; from the coding sequence ATGATAAAAGAAAATCTTGAAAGAGTGTGGGAAAAAATTGAAAAAGCTGCCATCAAAAGTGGTAGAAACAAGGATGATATTACCCTTGTGGCAGTTAGTAAAACTTTTCCTGTAGAGTCAATTATTGAAGCTATTGAATGCGGGCAGAGGATATTTGGAGAAAACAGGGTTCAGGAAGCATTGAGTAAAATTGAGAAGATAAAAGAGATGAAGATTGATGCTGAATTTCATCTCATTGGGCACTTACAGACTAACAAAGTGAGATATTTGAAGGACAATTTTTCGCTTATTCAATCTGTAGATAGAGTAGAGGTGGCAAGGCTAATAAATGAAAGAGCAAAGAAAATAAATTATGTGCAGGATATTCTGCTGCAGGTAAATATTGCAAGGGAGCCTCAAAAATCAGGAGTGTTGATGGAAAACTTTGATGAGTTGTTAGAGTTTGTTGTGAACTGTGAGAATTTGAAGTTGAAAGGATTAATGATGATTCCACCTTTTGAAGAAAATCCGGAAAATAACAGAATTTATTTTTCAAAAATGCGTGAACTTTTTTTGGATGTAAAATCTAAATATGATATAGAGTATCTTTCCATGGGGATGAGTGATGATTTTGAGATAGCTATAGAAGAAGGCTCAAATATGGTTAGGATTGGTTCTGCAATTTTTGGAAAAAGAGAATATAAATAG
- a CDS encoding polyphenol oxidase family protein translates to MLRDIEGIKLVVPESLEESFVSFTTTKFGSFSKGVYNGLNFGFFCGDDLVDVNRNYLLVKKVFDVKRIILLRQVHGAYVVTCDMNTPSFIEGDGLFTKEVGLGLGILTADCFNMQLIGENGSIANLHCGWRSVYEGIIERGLEKFEGEKLKKVIVGVGICEKCFEVREDFVNTVKDRFAMDECLLMENGKMFFNLRLQIEKILLENGVEKNCIEHIRYCSYCNDMFYSYRRDRVTGRMLSFLMRRR, encoded by the coding sequence ATGCTTAGAGATATTGAAGGGATAAAACTGGTTGTGCCTGAATCTTTGGAAGAAAGTTTTGTTTCTTTTACTACCACGAAGTTTGGAAGTTTTTCAAAAGGAGTTTATAACGGTTTGAATTTTGGTTTTTTCTGTGGCGATGATTTAGTTGATGTAAATAGGAATTATTTGTTAGTAAAAAAAGTTTTTGATGTTAAGAGAATAATTCTTTTAAGACAAGTGCATGGGGCGTATGTAGTGACATGCGATATGAATACACCATCTTTTATTGAGGGTGATGGACTTTTTACTAAAGAGGTAGGTTTAGGGCTTGGAATTTTAACGGCAGATTGTTTCAATATGCAACTTATCGGTGAAAATGGAAGTATAGCAAATTTGCACTGTGGATGGAGGTCAGTCTACGAGGGGATTATTGAAAGGGGGTTAGAAAAGTTTGAGGGGGAAAAGCTTAAAAAGGTTATTGTAGGTGTAGGAATATGTGAAAAATGTTTTGAGGTGAGGGAAGACTTTGTCAATACTGTGAAAGATAGATTTGCTATGGATGAGTGTCTTTTGATGGAAAATGGGAAAATGTTTTTTAATCTGCGTTTGCAGATAGAGAAAATTTTATTAGAAAATGGTGTTGAAAAAAATTGTATAGAGCATATAAGATACTGTTCATATTGCAATGATATGTTCTATTCTTACAGAAGGGATAGAGTGACAGGTAGAATGCTTTCTTTTTTGATGAGGAGAAGATGA